Below is a window of Georgenia soli DNA.
GGACACGGCCAGGGTGACGGGGATGCCCTCCTTGGCGAGCTTGTCGATGGCCGGCACCAGCCCGACGGTGGACACCGTGACGTGGCGGGCGGACAGGCCCAGGCCGGCGGGCGCGGGCTCGACCATCCGGCGCACCGCGCCGATGACGGCCTTGTAGTTGGCCATCGGCTCGCCCATGCCCATGAACACGACGTTGCGCAGGTGGGTCGGGCCGCCGGCGAGGTCGCCGTCGCGCGAGGCCCTGGCGGCCAGCCGCACCTGCTCGACGATCTCGGCGGTGGAGAGGTTGCGGGTCAGGCCCTGCTGGCCGGTCGCGCAGAACGGGCACGCCATCCCGCAGCCGGCCTGGGAGGAGACGCACAGGGTGGTGCGGTCGGCGTAGCGCATGAGCACCGACTCGACCATGGCACCGTCGAACAGGCGCCACAGGGACTTCACCGTCGCCCCCTTGTCCGCCTGCATGTCGCGGACCTTGGTGACGAGCTCGGGCAGCAGGGTGCCGGCGATCTGGTCCCGGGCGGCCGCGGGCAGGTCCGTCATGTCCTGCGGGTCGCGGGTGAGGTGGTCGAAGTAGTGGCGGGACACCTGGTCGGCCCGGAAGGCGGGCAGCCCCAGCTCGACGGCCGCGGCCGCCCGCTCCGCCGTCGTCAGGTCGGCGAGGTGGCGCGGCGGCTTGCCGCGGCGGCGGGCGGTGAAGGTCAGCGTGGGGCGCTCGCCCGGCCCTTCGTGGGCGGGCCGGACCTGGGGCTGTGCGGGGGGTGGCTGCGTCATGACGTCGCCCATCCTCTCATCCGGCGCTCACCCGCCGAGCACCAGCCGCAGGACGAGGTAGCACACGGGTGCGGTGATGAGCAGCGAGTCCAGCCGGTCCATGATGCCGCCGTGCCCGGGCAGGAGCGAGCCCATGTCCTTGAGGCCGAGGTCGCGCTTGAGCAGGGACTCGGCGAGGTCGCCGGTGGTGGCGGAGGCGACGACGACGGCGCCGAGGACCACCCCGCCCCACCACGGCCCGTCCAGGGCGAGGGTGACGAGGACGACGGAGATCGCGACCGAGAGCACGAGGGACCCGGCCAGCCCCTCCCAGGACTTCTTCGGGCTGATCGACGGCGCCATGGGCGTCCTGCCGAACAGCACCCCGGCGATGTACCCGCCGGTGTCGTTGGCGATCGTGGCCAGGAGGAACGTCACCACGAGCCACGGGCCGTCGGGCTGGCGCAGGAGCAGCAGGGCGAACCCGGCCAGGTACGGCACGTACGCGGCGGCGAAGATGCCCGCCGAGGCGTCCCGGACGGCGTCCATCCCTCCGCCGTCGAGCACCCGCCAGACGAAGACGCCGCCGGCGGTGAGCGTGAAGGCCATGAGCATGGCCTCCGCGCCCGCCACCCAGGCGGAGAGGAGAATGCCGACCGCGCCGACCCACAGGGGCAGCACCGGGATCCGGATGTGCCGCTGGCCCACCGCGGCCGCCAGCTCCCACAGGGCGCCGGCGACAGCGACGACGACCAGCACCACGAACGCCTCGCGGCGCACGAACAGGCTCAGCGCGACGACCGCGAGGAGGCCGACGCCGACCCCGATGGCCGCGGGCAGGTTCCGGCCGGCCCGTCCTGTCGGCGGCAGCGGCTTCGGGCGCGGCGGCGCCGGCTCGACCAGCGCCGTGCGCGCGCGCTGGCGGGCCTCCCGGAGCCGCCGGACGGCGTTGGAGAAGGCGTCCGGCGAGGACTGGTCGTTCATCGCGTCAGACGGCCTCAGACCTCGAGGAGCTCGCGCTCCTTGCCCTCCAGCACCGTGTCGACGATCTCGACGTGCTTCTTGGTCAGCACCTCGAGCTCCTTCTCGGCGCGGTCGACCTCGTCCTCGCCCGCCTCGCCGTCCTTCTTGATGCGGTCCAGCTGCTCCTTGGTCTTGCGCCGGATGGCCCGGATGGAGATGCGCGCGTCCTCGCCCTTGGTCTTGGCGAGCTTGACGTAGTCGCGGCGACGCTCCTCCGTCAGGGCGGGCAGCACCACCCGGATGACGTTGCCGTCGTCGGTGGGGTTCACGCCCAGGTCCGACTCGCGCAGCGCCTTGACGATCGCGCTGGAGGCAGACCGGTCGTACGGGGCGATCAGCACCGTGCGCGCCTCGGGGATCGTCAGGGACCCCAGCTGCTGCAGCGGCGTCGGCGCGCCGTAGTAGTCGACGAGGATGCTGTTGAACATGCCGGCGTTGGCACGGCCGCTGCGGATGTGGCTGAGCTCCTCGCGCGCCACCTCCACGGCCTTGTCCATCTTCTCCTCGGCCTCGAGCAGGGCGTCGTCGATCACGGCGTCACTCCTTGGTGTTGTAGGTTCGCGGTCACGAGCGTTCCGATCTTCTCACCACGCAGGGCGCGGGTGACGTTGCCGGGCTCGCCCATGCCGAACACGCGCATCGTGAGGTTGTTCTCCATGCACAGGCTGAAGGCCGCGGCGTCCACGACGCGCAGGCCGTCGCGGATCGCGTCCTCGTAGGTGAGGTGGTCGAGCTTCTGCGCCGACGGGTCCGTGCGCGGGTCCGCGGTGTAGACGCCGTCGACCCCGTTCTTGCCCACCAGGACCTCGTCGCAGTGGGTCTCCAGGGCGCGCTGGGCGGCGACGGTGTCCGTGGAGAAGAACGGCATGCCGGCGCCTGCGCCGAACACGACAACGCGCCCCTTCTCCAGGTGGCGGATCGCCCGCAGCGGGATGTACGGCTCGGCCACCTGCCCCATCGTGATGGCGGTCTGCACGCGCGTGCGCACGCCGGCCTGCTCGAGGAAGTCCTGCAGGGCCAGGGCGTTCATGACGGTGCCCAGCATGCCCATGTAGTCCGCGCGCGAGCGGTCGATCCCCCGCTGGGAGAGCTCCGCGCCGCGGAAGAAGTTGCCACCGCCGACGACGACGGCGACCTGGACGCCGTCCGCGACGGCCACGGCGATCTGGCGGGC
It encodes the following:
- the rlmN gene encoding 23S rRNA (adenine(2503)-C(2))-methyltransferase RlmN, which encodes MTQPPPAQPQVRPAHEGPGERPTLTFTARRRGKPPRHLADLTTAERAAAAVELGLPAFRADQVSRHYFDHLTRDPQDMTDLPAAARDQIAGTLLPELVTKVRDMQADKGATVKSLWRLFDGAMVESVLMRYADRTTLCVSSQAGCGMACPFCATGQQGLTRNLSTAEIVEQVRLAARASRDGDLAGGPTHLRNVVFMGMGEPMANYKAVIGAVRRMVEPAPAGLGLSARHVTVSTVGLVPAIDKLAKEGIPVTLAVSLHAPDDELRDELIPINSRWKVGELLDAARRYFEATGRRVSIEYALIKDMNDHAWRAQLLADELNARGRGWVHVNPIPLNPTPGSVWTASERDVEAEFVDTLRRAGIPTTVRDTRGSDIDGACGQLAAEVLDPPRAGTKEQEQE
- a CDS encoding phosphatidate cytidylyltransferase, producing MNDQSSPDAFSNAVRRLREARQRARTALVEPAPPRPKPLPPTGRAGRNLPAAIGVGVGLLAVVALSLFVRREAFVVLVVVAVAGALWELAAAVGQRHIRIPVLPLWVGAVGILLSAWVAGAEAMLMAFTLTAGGVFVWRVLDGGGMDAVRDASAGIFAAAYVPYLAGFALLLLRQPDGPWLVVTFLLATIANDTGGYIAGVLFGRTPMAPSISPKKSWEGLAGSLVLSVAISVVLVTLALDGPWWGGVVLGAVVVASATTGDLAESLLKRDLGLKDMGSLLPGHGGIMDRLDSLLITAPVCYLVLRLVLGG
- the frr gene encoding ribosome recycling factor; translation: MIDDALLEAEEKMDKAVEVAREELSHIRSGRANAGMFNSILVDYYGAPTPLQQLGSLTIPEARTVLIAPYDRSASSAIVKALRESDLGVNPTDDGNVIRVVLPALTEERRRDYVKLAKTKGEDARISIRAIRRKTKEQLDRIKKDGEAGEDEVDRAEKELEVLTKKHVEIVDTVLEGKERELLEV
- the pyrH gene encoding UMP kinase: MTHDETTHPRRVLLKLSGEVFGGGSVGLDPDVVSGVARQIAVAVADGVQVAVVVGGGNFFRGAELSQRGIDRSRADYMGMLGTVMNALALQDFLEQAGVRTRVQTAITMGQVAEPYIPLRAIRHLEKGRVVVFGAGAGMPFFSTDTVAAQRALETHCDEVLVGKNGVDGVYTADPRTDPSAQKLDHLTYEDAIRDGLRVVDAAAFSLCMENNLTMRVFGMGEPGNVTRALRGEKIGTLVTANLQHQGVTP